The following proteins come from a genomic window of Polaribacter dokdonensis:
- a CDS encoding alpha/beta fold hydrolase yields MNVKEWYKSGEFTKVNELKIFNKRAGTGETLVCIHGFPSSSWDFEKIWSKLTARFDVITFDLIGLGKSAKPDRALSISLQADMIEELLIQKNVSKAHILAHDLGDTIAQELLARQAENSSKILWQSCIFLNGGLFPETHKALFIQKLLISPLGSFVTKFMSKKSFTNSMNGIFSKAHPPTSEFLNETWNLIVHNNGIAMIPRLIRYMKERKLHRERWLAPLVKNFIPLLLINGIEDPISGKHMADRYAILIPNANITLLENSGHYPHVETPNKVLKAILEFHEK; encoded by the coding sequence ATGAACGTAAAAGAATGGTACAAAAGTGGTGAATTTACTAAAGTAAATGAGCTCAAGATTTTTAATAAAAGAGCTGGAACAGGTGAAACATTAGTTTGTATTCATGGTTTTCCTTCTTCTTCTTGGGACTTTGAAAAAATATGGTCAAAACTAACAGCAAGGTTTGACGTTATTACTTTTGATTTAATTGGATTAGGAAAATCTGCAAAACCTGATAGAGCATTATCAATTAGTTTACAAGCAGATATGATAGAAGAGTTATTGATTCAGAAAAACGTTTCTAAAGCACATATATTAGCTCATGATTTAGGTGATACTATTGCTCAAGAATTATTAGCAAGGCAAGCAGAAAACAGTTCTAAAATACTTTGGCAATCTTGTATTTTTCTGAATGGTGGTCTTTTTCCTGAAACACATAAAGCTCTTTTTATTCAAAAACTGCTCATTTCTCCTTTAGGTTCTTTTGTAACTAAATTCATGTCTAAAAAATCATTTACAAATAGCATGAACGGAATTTTCAGCAAAGCTCATCCTCCTACTTCAGAGTTTTTAAATGAAACATGGAATTTAATAGTTCATAACAATGGTATTGCTATGATTCCTAGATTAATTCGTTATATGAAAGAGCGAAAACTACATAGAGAAAGATGGTTAGCTCCATTAGTTAAAAATTTTATTCCTCTATTGCTTATTAATGGTATTGAAGATCCAATTTCAGGTAAACATATGGCTGATAGATATGCAATATTAATACCTAATGCAAACATTACTTTGCTAGAAAATTCTGGGCATTATCCTCATGTAGAAACTCCAAATAAAGTTCTAAAAGCTATTTTAGAATTTCATGAAAAATAA
- a CDS encoding serine hydrolase domain-containing protein encodes MKLNKKTLLFFFFSLIVFIGYSQNIYTYKKPVTLKDGWQTGSILNQNIDTTLIHKAFTQLLNIENEIHSILLIKNNELVLEEYYKGYTIDKPHDLRSVTKSIVAILLGIALDKNIIEDINDPISKYLKSPVPAKNIDKRKNEITIKNLITMSSGLDCDDWNKKSKGQEDKVYKRKDWLQYTLNLPIINEPGSTSTYCTMGVVLTAEIISQTSGLSIDEFAKTYLFDPLRIDNFYWSHTSKKKVIPSAKRVYMTPRDLAKIGQLVLNNGTWKGEQIVSKKWIEEATSPKTKITNIDYGYLWWNIPFNHKNTIIQSKIATGNGGQYIMILPSLNLVAIFTGGAYNSPKDKLPFAFLNDIFIPTFKE; translated from the coding sequence ACACTTACAAAAAACCTGTAACACTTAAAGATGGCTGGCAAACAGGTAGCATTCTAAACCAGAATATAGATACTACTTTAATTCATAAAGCATTTACTCAGCTTTTAAACATAGAAAATGAAATTCATAGTATTTTACTTATAAAAAATAACGAACTAGTTCTTGAGGAATATTATAAAGGATACACTATTGATAAACCTCATGATCTAAGATCTGTAACTAAAAGTATTGTTGCTATTTTATTAGGTATAGCCTTAGATAAGAATATTATTGAAGATATAAATGATCCTATTTCAAAATATTTAAAAAGCCCTGTACCTGCTAAAAATATTGATAAAAGGAAAAACGAAATCACCATAAAAAATCTAATCACCATGTCTAGTGGTTTAGATTGTGATGACTGGAATAAAAAATCGAAAGGACAAGAGGATAAAGTTTATAAGCGAAAAGATTGGCTGCAGTACACATTAAATTTACCAATAATTAATGAACCAGGCTCAACCTCTACTTATTGCACAATGGGTGTTGTATTGACAGCTGAAATCATTAGTCAAACTTCTGGATTATCTATAGATGAGTTTGCCAAAACATATTTATTTGACCCTTTACGAATTGATAATTTCTATTGGAGCCATACTTCTAAAAAAAAGGTGATACCATCAGCCAAAAGAGTTTATATGACTCCTAGAGATTTGGCTAAAATAGGACAGTTAGTTCTAAATAATGGCACTTGGAAAGGCGAACAAATTGTATCAAAAAAATGGATTGAAGAAGCTACTTCACCTAAAACTAAAATTACAAATATAGATTATGGTTATTTATGGTGGAACATTCCTTTTAACCACAAAAACACTATTATTCAATCTAAAATAGCTACAGGAAATGGAGGCCAATACATAATGATTCTGCCTTCATTGAACTTAGTAGCCATCTTTACAGGTGGTGCTTATAACTCACCAAAAGACAAATTACCTTTTGCTTTTTTGAATGATATTTTTATTCCCACTTTTAAAGAATAA